In Mercurialis annua linkage group LG6, ddMerAnnu1.2, whole genome shotgun sequence, the following are encoded in one genomic region:
- the LOC126687112 gene encoding serine/threonine-protein phosphatase PP1 isozyme 2: MSQQGQASIEPVVLDDIINRLLDFKQTRTAKQQQVQLTENEIRQLCLVSKEIFLQQPNLLELEAPIKICGDIHGQYSDLLRLFEYGGFPPSANYLFLGDYVDRGKQSLETICLLLAYKIKYPENFFLLRGNHESASINRIYGFYDECKRRFNVKLWKTFTDCFNCLPVAGLIDDKILCMHGGLSPDLTSLDQIRNLTRPTDVPDSGLLCDLLWSDPSRDVKGWGMNDRGVSYTFGPDKVSEFLTNNDMDLVCRAHQVVEDGYEFFADRQLVTIFSAPNYCGEFDNAGAMMSVDETLMCSFQILKPADRKPKFL, from the exons ATGTCTCAACAGGGACAGGCGTCAATAGAGCCTGTGGTATTAGATGATATAATAAACCGTTTGTTAGATTTTAAACAGACAAGAACAGCTAAACAGCAGCAGGTTCAGTTAACTGAGAATGAGATCCGACAGCTTTGTTTAGTTTCTAAAGAGATTTTTCTTCAGCAACCTAATCTTCTTGAGCTTGAAGCTCCTATCAAGATCTGTG GTGACATTCATGGACAGTATTCTGATCTTTTGAGGCTTTTTGAATATGGAGGTTTCCCTCCTAGtgctaattatttatttttaggtgATTATGTAGACCGTGGCAAACAAAGTTTGGAAACAATATGCCTTTTGCTTGCCTACAAAATTAAGTACCCCGAGAACTTCTTTCTTCTAAGAGGAAATCATGAGTCCGCTTCTATCAATCGAATTTATGGGTTTTATGATGAGTGTAAACGTCGCTTCAATGTGAAACTTTGGAAAACCTTCACCGATTGTTTCAACTGTCTTCCTGTTGCTGGTCTTATAGATGATAAGATACTGTGCATGCATGGAGGTCTTTCACCTGACTTAACAAGCTTGGATCAAATTAGGAACTTAACCCGTCCAACTGATGTACCGGATTCTGGACTGCTTTGTGATTTACTTTGGTCCGATCCTAGTAGGGATGTTAAAGGGTGGGGAATGAATGACCGAGGGGTCTCATACACCTTTGGGCCAGATAAGGTGTCTGAATTCTTGACAAATAATGATATGGACCTAGTTTGCCGTGCTCATCAG GTTGTTGAGGATGGGTATGAATTCTTTGCAGACAGGCAGCTTGTTACAATATTTTCCGCTCCTAACTATTGTGGTGAATTTGATAATGCTGGTGCAATGATGAGCGTTGATGAAACCTTAATGTGCTCTTTCCAAATTCTTAAGCCTGCAGACAGAAAGCCGAAATTCTTGTGA
- the LOC126687113 gene encoding extensin translates to MERILQAKMKMLCLCVHMLLTVVAAGGSDSLSFATATRVFPSHCGRHRCSHGHRGRRPPSRGYPPPTSAPPPYGYPPPAQYPPPSQYPPPSPRYPPTPTPPSHRPPPVRTPPPSHECPPPTQKPPSHHPPPTQTPPPSHECLPPIQKPPSHCPPPAQSPPYGYAPPPTQTPLSHHPPPTQMPPPYGYTPPPIQRPPSHGCTPPPFHCPPPNQRPPPHGYTPPHHLPPIQTPPRYGYAPPSQGHPPPRQMPPSHGYTPPPPYRYSPPPPYLYSPPPYV, encoded by the coding sequence ATGGAAAGAATTCTCCAGGCAAAAATGAAGATGCTTTGTCTGTGTGTTCATATGCTATTAACGGTGGTTGCAGCTGGAGGCAGTGACAGTCTTTCATTTGCCACTGCCACTAGAGTTTTTCCGAGTCACTGTGGACGACATCGGTGCTCTCACGGGCATCGCGGCCGTCGACCACCCTCCCGTGGATATCCACCACCGACTTCAGCTCCACCGCCATATGGCTATCCGCCCCCTGCTCAATATCCACCGCCGTCGCAATATCCGCCACCCAGCCCTAGGTATCCGCCAACCCCAACGCCACCTTCTCATCGACCACCACCCGTCCGAACACCACCACCTTCACATGAATGTCCACCGCCCACCCAAAAGCCACCTTCTCATCATCCACCACCCACTCAAACACCACCACCTTCACATGAATGTCTGCCACCCATACAAAAGCCGCCTTCTCATTGCCCACCACCTGCTCAATCGCCTCCTTATGGATATGCACCACCTCCGACTCAAACTCCACTTTCTCATCATCCACCACCCACTCAAATGCCACCTCCTTATGGATATACTCCACCTCCTATTCAAAGACCACCTTCTCATGGATGTACACCCCCACCTTTTCATTGTCCCCCACCAAATCAAAGGCCTCCCCCGCATGGATACACCCCTCCTCATCATCTGCCACCCATTCAGACGCCTCCTCGCTATGGATATGCTCCGCCGTCACAAGGACATCCGCCACCAAGACAAATGCCACCTTCCCATGGATATACACCACCACCGCCTTACAGATATTCTCCACCACCACCTTACTTATATTCTCCGCCGCCATATGTATAA